A stretch of Labrus bergylta chromosome 19, fLabBer1.1, whole genome shotgun sequence DNA encodes these proteins:
- the mrps21 gene encoding 28S ribosomal protein S21, mitochondrial — protein sequence MSRHLRFIARTVMVQDGNVDAAYKTLNRILTQDGIIETVKCKRYFEKPCREQQRKNFENCRRIYHTEMARKIAFISRTNREDPWLGN from the exons ATGTCGAGGCACCTCCGCTTCATCGCAAGAACTGTGATGGTCCAGGACGGCAACGTTGATGCGGCGTACAAGACTTTGAACAG GATTCTAACTCAGGATGGAATTATTGAAACAGTGAAGTGCAAGCGCTACTTCGAGAAGCCCTGCCGAGAACAACAGCGGAAGAACTTTGAGAACTGCAGGCGGATTTACCACACGGAAATGGCCAGAAAAATAGCCTTCATCTCaaggacaaacagagaggaTCCATGGCTCGGCAACTAG
- the ciarta gene encoding circadian associated repressor of transcription a, with protein MNSLSCSSKWPSHDSLPSNSSFLHSESEQTEDEADVFSEGEGDSLRTRKSPSGDEEISLSRSYIDFPAHSDHLRSRSDQSKHCSDKTKLPGSVSSPVVAMFGSSSATPGDLAFAQKCADLHRFIHPLLELLHRLKAGKFDKGLSSFQQSVAMDRLQKILGILQRPEMGEKHLHNLLQIEMMLKIWFPHVAFRSLHAPIQTTTPRLPQRWRKNQLHIPVKKRKMTWYDSDCSGTVPNKYKLHRYGSYGSCQAVTPLNTISTPLPGLTKILKTPAAEVTHVPAVNRRTAGHQFTDIGTLIRRSYFCSKIESEDLRTPEIFLHSSCGSPAAQDSSVSTSNNFSLSYSP; from the exons ATGAATTCACTGAGCTGTTCTTCCAAATGGCCATCCCATGACTCACTCCCTTCCAACTCGAGCTTTCTCCACAGTGAAAGCGAGCAGACCGAGGATGAAGCTGACGTCTTctcagagggagagggggacaGTTTAAGAACGAGAAAGTCCCCCTCAGGGGATGAGGAAATCTCCCTTTCTAGAAGTTACATTGATTTCCCAGCTCATTCAGACCACCTGAGGTCCAGGAGCGACCAATCCAAACACTGCAGTGACAAAACTAAACTTCCCGGCTCTGTGTCGTCTCCAGTTGTTGCCATGTTTGGATCCTCTTCAGCGACACCAGGGGACTTGGCCTTCGCGCAGAAA TGTGCAGATCTGCACAGGTTTATTCATCCTTTGCTTGAACTTCTACACAGACTAAAGGCTGGCAAATTTGACAAAG GTTTATCCAGTTTCCAACAGAGTGTTGCCATGGACAGATTACAGAAGATCCTTGGAATACTACAGAGGCCTGAAATGGG tgagaAACACCTCCACAATCTGCTTCAGATAGAGATGATGCTAAAGATTTGGTTCCCTCATGTGGCATTTCGTTCCCTCCATGCACCAATCCAGACCACCACTCCTAGACTCCCACAACGCTGGCGCAAAAACCAGCTCCACATTCCTGTTAAG AAGAGAAAGATGACCTGGTATGACTCTGACTGCTCTGGCACAGTCCCAAACAAGTATAAGCTCCACCGATATGGAAGCTATGGAAGCTGCCAGGCTGTGACTCCACTCAACACCATTTCCACACCCTTACCTGGATTGACTAAAATACTGAAAACTCCAGCAGCAGAAGTAACACATGTACCGGCTGTAAACAGACGTACAGCTGGACACCAGTTCACAGACATTGGCACTTTAATAAGGCGGTCATATTTTTGTAGCAAGATAGAAAGTGAGGATCTGAGAACGCCTGAGATTTTTCTGCACTCCTCTTGTGGCAGTCCAGCAGCACAGGACAGCTCAGTCTCCACAAGCAACAACTTTTCTTTATCTTATTCACCTTAG